A genomic stretch from Gopherus flavomarginatus isolate rGopFla2 chromosome 3, rGopFla2.mat.asm, whole genome shotgun sequence includes:
- the LOC127048238 gene encoding uncharacterized protein LOC127048238 isoform X1, with translation MGNKQEELEVLINKYNYDIIGITETWWDNTHDWNVGVDGYSLLRKDRQGKKGGGVALYIKNVHTWTEVEMDIGDGRVESLWVRLKGVKNTGDVVLGVYYRPPNQAEEVDEAFFKQLTKSSKAQDLVVMGDFNYPDICWDNNTAGHRLSNKFLDCIADNFLFQKVEKATRGEAVLDLILTNREELVENLKVEGSLGESDQEIIEFAILRKGRREYSRIETMDFRKADFGKLRELIGKVPWELRLRGKTTEESWQFFKGTLLRAQKQVIPMVRKDRKCGKRPPWLNLEILRDLQNKKASYKKWKLGQITKDEYRQITQECRGKIRKAKAQNELKLAMGIKGNKKTFYQYIRSKRKTKDRVGPLLNEEGETVTGDLEMAEMLNDFFVSVFTEKSEGMSSIVNAYGKRVGLEDKIKKEQVKKSLRKVRCLQVTRA, from the coding sequence atgggtaataagcaggaagaactggaagtgctaataaataaatacaactatgacattattggcattactgaaacttggtgggataatacacacgactggaatgttggtgtggatgggtatagtttgctcaggaaggatagacaggggaaaaagggaggaggtgttgccttatatattaaaaatgtacacacttggactgaggtggagatggacataggagacggaagggtggagagtctctgggttaggctaaaaggggtaaaaaacacaggtgatgtcgtgctgggagtctactacaggccacctaatcaggcggaagaagtggatgaggcttttttcaaacaactaacaaaatcatccaaagcccaagatttggtggtgatgggggacttcaactatccagatatatgttgggacaataacaccgcggggcacagactatccaataagttcctggactgcattgcagacaactttttatttcagaaagttgaaaaagctactaggggggaagctgttctagacttgattttaacaaatagggaagaacttgttgagaatttgaaagtagaaggaagcttgggtgaaagtgatcaggaaatcatagaatttgcaattctaaggaagggtagaagggagtacagcagaatagagacaatggatttcagaaaggcggattttggtaagctcagagagctgataggcaaggtcccatgggaattaagactgaggggaaaaacaactgaggaaagttggcagtttttcaaagggacactattaagggcccaaaagcaagttattccgatggttaggaaagatagaaaatgtggcaaaagaccaccctggcttaaccttgagatcttgcgtgacctacaaaataaaaaggcgtcatataaaaaatggaaactaggtcagatcacgaaggatgaatataggcaaataacacaggaatgcagaggcaagattagaaaggcaaaggcacaaaatgaactcaaactagctatgggaataaagggaaacaagaagactttttatcaatacattagaagcaagaggaagactaaggacagggtaggcccactgctcaatgaggagggggaaacagtaacgggagacttggaaatggcagagatgcttaatgacttctttgtttcggtcttcactgagaagtctgaaggaatgtctagtatagtgaatgcttacgggaagagggtaggtttagaagataaaataaaaaaagagcaagtaaaaaaatcacttagaaaagttagatgcctgcaagtcaccagggcctga
- the LOC127048238 gene encoding uncharacterized protein LOC127048238 isoform X2, which yields MDIGDGRVESLWVRLKGVKNTGDVVLGVYYRPPNQAEEVDEAFFKQLTKSSKAQDLVVMGDFNYPDICWDNNTAGHRLSNKFLDCIADNFLFQKVEKATRGEAVLDLILTNREELVENLKVEGSLGESDQEIIEFAILRKGRREYSRIETMDFRKADFGKLRELIGKVPWELRLRGKTTEESWQFFKGTLLRAQKQVIPMVRKDRKCGKRPPWLNLEILRDLQNKKASYKKWKLGQITKDEYRQITQECRGKIRKAKAQNELKLAMGIKGNKKTFYQYIRSKRKTKDRVGPLLNEEGETVTGDLEMAEMLNDFFVSVFTEKSEGMSSIVNAYGKRVGLEDKIKKEQVKKSLRKVRCLQVTRA from the coding sequence atggacataggagacggaagggtggagagtctctgggttaggctaaaaggggtaaaaaacacaggtgatgtcgtgctgggagtctactacaggccacctaatcaggcggaagaagtggatgaggcttttttcaaacaactaacaaaatcatccaaagcccaagatttggtggtgatgggggacttcaactatccagatatatgttgggacaataacaccgcggggcacagactatccaataagttcctggactgcattgcagacaactttttatttcagaaagttgaaaaagctactaggggggaagctgttctagacttgattttaacaaatagggaagaacttgttgagaatttgaaagtagaaggaagcttgggtgaaagtgatcaggaaatcatagaatttgcaattctaaggaagggtagaagggagtacagcagaatagagacaatggatttcagaaaggcggattttggtaagctcagagagctgataggcaaggtcccatgggaattaagactgaggggaaaaacaactgaggaaagttggcagtttttcaaagggacactattaagggcccaaaagcaagttattccgatggttaggaaagatagaaaatgtggcaaaagaccaccctggcttaaccttgagatcttgcgtgacctacaaaataaaaaggcgtcatataaaaaatggaaactaggtcagatcacgaaggatgaatataggcaaataacacaggaatgcagaggcaagattagaaaggcaaaggcacaaaatgaactcaaactagctatgggaataaagggaaacaagaagactttttatcaatacattagaagcaagaggaagactaaggacagggtaggcccactgctcaatgaggagggggaaacagtaacgggagacttggaaatggcagagatgcttaatgacttctttgtttcggtcttcactgagaagtctgaaggaatgtctagtatagtgaatgcttacgggaagagggtaggtttagaagataaaataaaaaaagagcaagtaaaaaaatcacttagaaaagttagatgcctgcaagtcaccagggcctga